The segment GATAGCAGATAAAAAACTACCGGCAAGGAGTGGACACAATATGTTGGATGCAGATTTATTGGTGCTTGACCTGGAGGCGGAAACATCGCGGGAGGTCATTGAACATTTGGGCAGGCTGATGAGAGAAAAAGAGTATGTGAAGGACAGCTATGTCGAGGCAGTGCTGACCAGGGAGAGCACTTTGCCTACGGGCTTATCGATTGGCAATTTTTATGTGGCCATTCCCCATACCGATTCCAATCATGTGAACCGGTCGACCATCGGGCTGGCGGCACTGAAAAAACCGGTGGCCTTTCATTCGATGATCAATCCGGAGGAGAGTCTGGCGGTGGAGCTGGTCTTTCTCCTGGCGATTAAGGATCC is part of the Propionispora hippei DSM 15287 genome and harbors:
- a CDS encoding PTS sugar transporter subunit IIA — encoded protein: MLDADLLVLDLEAETSREVIEHLGRLMREKEYVKDSYVEAVLTRESTLPTGLSIGNFYVAIPHTDSNHVNRSTIGLAALKKPVAFHSMINPEESLAVELVFLLAIKDPGMQVQTLKNLMAVFQNKELLMALKAAKTREQAVELLQSLAV